One genomic segment of Procambarus clarkii isolate CNS0578487 chromosome 34, FALCON_Pclarkii_2.0, whole genome shotgun sequence includes these proteins:
- the LOC138371023 gene encoding uncharacterized protein — protein sequence MDTCYVAYDWDDIGANGSDDHVAYGSDDHVAYGSDGHVANGSDDHVAYGSDDHVAYGSDGHVANDSDDHVANGSDDYGVYDSDDHGAYGSNENYVYGSDDYGAYGSYE from the coding sequence ATGGATACCTGCTATGTTGCATATGATTGGGATGACATAGGTGCTAATGGTAGTGATGACCATGTTGCATATGGTAGTGATGACCATGTTGCATATGGTAGTGATGGCCATGTTGCAAATGGTAGTGATGACCATGTTGCATATGGTAGTGATGACCATGTTGCATATGGTAGTGATGGCCATGTTGCAAATGATAGTGATGACCATGTTGCAAATGGTAGTGATGACTATGGTGTATATGATAGTGATGACCATGGTGCATATGGTAGCAATGAAAATTATGTATATGGTAGTGATGATTATGGTGCATATGGTAGTTATGAGTAG